The Miscanthus floridulus cultivar M001 chromosome 17, ASM1932011v1, whole genome shotgun sequence genome has a window encoding:
- the LOC136518477 gene encoding disease resistance protein Pik-2-like yields the protein MELVAGAMGRLLPKLGELLKEEYGLQKGVKKKIESLSRELTVVHAVLRKIGDVPPDQLDELVRLWASEVREASYDMEDIVDTFLVRVEDPNEATEPHMLLRLLKRVGRLFKKSKARHKISSLIDDIKEKLEEVATRRGRYTLDSIVASPVAANTIDPRILNLYKRATELVGIEGPRDELINMLSLGDGDVDVSSTTKMKILSIVGFGGLGKTTLAKAVYDHLKPRFECRAFVPVGQNPDIKKVFGDILITLDEQTYTRPKLMGLDENQLMGKLNEFVKEKRCLIVIDDIWDKKTWKLVRCALQESNCGSRLVITTRISEVAAYADKAYKIKPLSHDNSEKLLYARIDDGEGKYFDSLPAETCERILKKCGGVPLAIITIASLLATKPGEDWSEVYNSIGFRHKGNDDVDNTRKILSFSYYDLPSYLKPCLLYLSIFPEDYMIQKNSLIWKWIAEGFISKEQAAAAGVGLFELGERYFNELINRNMIQAQDTLYEGYVDACSVHDMVLDLIHQLSSEENFVTVLNGGERQKLQWSISRRLALQCVEEHNVGQLVNIAVEKVRSIFASECDFCALCPRLPSLRVVEIVGCSVFNKDCFKNVSEDHLGSLLHLRYLRLESTNIAQLPREVKYLRFLQTLDLGDYLIEELPEDVGLLTQLVCLRADHWPTRVPAGLIGKLTSLEELRIFCGGEDAIIMQFVEELGLLKELRVLKTEFHVRISESIKSALLESLGHLHNIQELQIVNYSQSKHRVQRGRIALLLSASPFAEFGLLRVLCTAGVD from the exons ATGGAGCTGGTGGCGGGGGCGATGGGGAGGCTGCTCCCCAAACTGGGCGAGTTGCTCAAGGAGGAGTACGGCCTGCAAAAGGGCGTGAAGAAGAAGATCGAGTCTCTCTCACGAGAGCTCACGGTGGTGCACGCTGTCCTCCGCAAGATCGGCGATGTTCCACCGGACCAGCTCGACGAGCTGGTCAGGCTCTGGGCGAGTGAAGTCAGGGAGGCATCCTACGATATGGAGGACATCGTCGACACATTCCTCGTGCGCGTTGAAGACCCTAATGAGGCTACTGAGCCACACATGCTCCTGCGCCTCCTGAAAAGGGTGGGCAGGCTGTTCAAGAAGAGCAAGGCTCGCCACAAAATCTCTAGCCTAATAGATGACATCAAAGAGAAGCTTGAGGAGGTGGCAACAAGGCGAGGCAGGTACACACTTGACAGCATTGTCGCCAGCCCTGTAGCTGCAAACACCATCGACCCTCGCATCCTGAATCTATACAAAAGGGCGACGGAGCTTGTTGGCATTGAGGGACCAAGGGACGAGCTCATAAATATGCTGTCCCTAGGGGATGGCGACGTGGATGTGTCTAGTACTACAAAGATGAAGATCCTCTCTATCGTTGGATTTGGAGGGCTAGGCAAGACCACTCTTGCCAAAGCTGTCTATGACCATCTCAAACCGCGCTTCGAGTGTCGGGCTTTTGTTCCAGTGGGTCAGAATCCTGACATCAAGAAAGTCTTTGGAGACATTCTCATAACCCTTGATGAGCAAACTTACACTCGTCCCAAATTAATGGGTTTGGATGAAAATCAGCTCATGGGCAAACTCAACGAATTCGTCAAGGAAAAGAG GTGTTTGATTGTTATTGATGATATATGGGACAAGAAGACCTGGAAATTAGTCAGATGTGCTCTGCAAGAAAGTAATTGTGGAAGTAGACTTGTGATCACAACACGCATTTCTGAAGTTGCCGCATATGCTGATAAAGCTTACAAAATAAAGCCACTTTCTCATGATAATTCTGAAAAATTATTGTACGCAAGAATAGATGACGGTGAAGGAAAGTATTTCGATAGTCTTCCGGCTGAGACATGTGAAAGAATTTTGAAGAAATGTGGCGGCGTGCCACTTGCTATCATTACAATAGCCAGTTTGTTGGCCACTAAACCAGGAGAGGACTGGTCTGAGGTCTACAACTCAATTGGTTTTAGGCACAAAGGCAATGATGACGTAGATAATACCAGAAAGATATTGTCCTTTAGCTACTATGATTTGccttcatatctaaagccttgcTTGTTGTATCTAAGCATATTTCCAGAAGATTATATGATACAGAAAAATAGTTTGATATGGAAGTGGATAGCTGAAGGTTTCATCTCTAaggaacaagcagcagcagcaggggtaGGATTATTTGAGCTTGGGGAGAGGTACTTTAATGAATTGATAAATAGAAACATGATCCAGGCACAGGACACACTATATGAAGGGTACGTTGATGCATGCTCAGTTCATGATATGGTTCTTGATTTGATACATCAACTATCGAGTGAAGAAAATTTTGTCACTGTATTGAATGGTGGTGAGCGACAGAAACTTCAGTGGAGCATTTCTCGCAGGTTAGCCCTACAGTGTGTTGAAGAGCACAACGTTGGCCAGCTGGTTAACATCGCTGTGGAGAAAGTTAGATCCATTTTTGCCAGTGAGTGTGATTTTTGTGCATTATGCCCACGCCTCCCATCTTTACGTGTAGTAGAAATTGTAGGATGTTCTGTTTTCAACAAAGACTGCTTCAAAAATGTGTCGGAGGATCATCTTGGGAGTTTACTTCACTTGAGGTACCTCAGACTAGAGAGTACCAATATCGCTCAGCTGCCTAGGGAGGTAAAATATCTGAGGTTTCTGCAAACACTGGATTTAGGGGACTACCTGATAGAGGAGCTGCCGGAGGACGTGGGACTTCTGACGCAACTTGTTTGCCTACGAGCTGATCATTGGCCAACAAGAGTGCCGGCAGGTTTGATCGGTAAGCTCACGTCACTGGAAGAGCTACGTATATTTTGTGGAGGTGAAGATGCTATAATAATGCAGTTTGTGGAGGAGCTGGGCCTGCTGAAGGAACTGAGGGTGCTCAAGACTGAGTTTCATGTTAGGATCAGTGAGAGCATCAAGAGTGCTTTGCTGGAGTCCCTGGGCCATCTGCACAATATCCAGGAACTTCAAATTGTAAACTATTCTCAAAGTAAGCACAGGGTGCAGCGAGGCAGGATCGCCCTCCTACTGTCGGCATCTCCGTTTGCTGAGTTTGGGCTGCTTCGAGTTCTCTGCACTGCCGGCGTGGATTAA
- the LOC136518480 gene encoding uncharacterized protein: MFKVFIICRVIQIMSRHWMYNADRRSQDFIEGLHYFLGVAEANKRDGFMCCPCALCKNLKEYSSSMSLHSHLLKSGFMSNYICWTKHGESGVMMEEGEGEDLDIDDIIAQYGAFDDTTMGGDEEEVAVEDDLGDALGDAIRDAQQEWESEKEKVKFERMLEDHRKLLYPTAEEGQKKLGTTLELLQWKAKNGISDKAFGNLLNLIKKMLPKPNELPTTTYEAKKVVCPLGLKIQKIHACPNDCILYHGNEYENLDECPVCKASRYKIRRDDPGDVEGEQRPRKKIPAKVMWYAPIIPRLKRLFRNKDHAKLLRWYKEDRKVDNMLRHPADGSQWRAIDREFPEFANEARNLRCRKVVYLGHRRFLPLNHQVRKKGKHFKGKPDHRKKPHNRTGEDVLAMVKDVKVVFGKGQGSESVPKDAKGHAPMWKKKSIFWELPYWQVLEVRNAIDVMHLTKNLCVNLLGFMGVYGKPKDSLEAHQDLQGMKERDNLHPEKIDDGPLNAFFQDTGLTLDQLTGKAPIQNLEVDTWKTYKYGKSLYNPAALNELGTQMYLLNKWYMQACGRGEQWIFVRFRDHHYFRGDDILHISFEELHQLYHMDALDKSIISSFCLFQMSELQRIQDTSVGFIDPYIVFKTGIIVKERWVSEAQENIMMFFVKQHDKTTILFPYNFEVWKEFIRQHHKDCKAPLNNNLLLVQWCLRQEPGNNLCGYYVCEFITAHIRRTPEDVLRTEWLKRRVMQKDHLKAVQESIAGYLLEKVLNPNGEFYFDLKE; this comes from the exons atgttcaaggttttcataatttgtcgtgtaatacagattatgtcacgccattggatgtacaatgccgatcgccgctcccaagactttattgagggcttgcactatttcttaggtgtggccgaggcaaataagcgggatggtttcatgtgctgtccatgtgccctatgtaagaatttaaaggaatattcaagctcaatgagtcttcattcacatttgcttaagtcaggtttcatgtcaaactatatatgttggactaagcatggagaaagcggggtcatgatggaagaaggtgaaggagaagatttagacattgatgacattattgctcagtatggtgcctttgatgatactacaatggggggagatgaagaagaggtagcggtagaagatgatctcggtgatgctcttggcgatgccattcgtgatgcacaacaagaatgggaaagtgaaaaagagaaagttaagttcgagcgcatgcttgaggatcatagaaagttgctatacccgacggccgaagaggggcaaaaaaagctgggtacaacactggaattgctacaatggaaggcaaagaatggtatatccgacaaggcatttgggaatttattgaacctcataaagaagatgcttccgaagccaaatgaattgcccaccactacgtacgaagcaaaaaaggttgtctgcccattgggattaaaaatccagaagatacatgcatgtcctaatgactgcatcctctaccatggcaatgaatacgagaatttggatgaatgcccggtatgtaaagcatcgcggtataagattaggcgcgatgatcctggtgacgtcgagggtgaacaacgtcctagaaagaaaatccctgccaaggttatgtggtatgctcctataataccacgcttaaaacgtttgttcagaaataaagaccatgcaaagttgttgcggtggtataaagaagaccgtaaggtagacaatatgctgagacacccagctgatgggtcccagtggagagcgatagacagggaatttccagagtttgcaaatgaggctagaaacttaag atgtcgaaaggtcgtgtaccttggccatcgtcgattccttccgttgaatcaccaagtaagaaagaaagggaagcattttaaaggtaagccagaccatcggaagaagcctcataaccgaaccggggaagatgtactcgcaatggtcaaggatgtgaaagtagtatttggaaagggacaaggcagtgaatctgttcccaaagatgctaagggacacgcacccatgtggaagaagaagtccatcttttgggagctaccctattggcaagtcctagaggtccgcaacgcaatcgacgtgatgcacctaacaaagaatctttgtgtgaacctgttaggattcatgggtgtgtacgggaagccaaaggattcacttgaagcacaccaggacttgcagggcatgaaagaacgagacaatcttcatccagagaagatagatgatggac cccttaatgctttttttcaagatactggtttaaccttggatcaattgacgggcaaagctccaatccagaacctggaagttgatacctggaagacttataaatatggcaaaagtctgtacaaccctgcggctctgaatgaattgggtacgcaaatgtacttgctcaacaagtggtacatgcaggcgtgtggcaggggtgagcagtggatctttgtcagatttagagaccatcattacttccgtggcgatgacatcttacatattagtttcgaagaattgcatcaactataccacatggacgctctggacaaatcaatcattagctccttttgttt attccagatgtcagagctccaaagaatacaagacaccagtgttggcttcattgatccttatatcgtattcaaaactggtattattgtcaaggagcgatgggtatctgaagcacaggagaatatcatgatgttcttcgtgaagcagcacgacaagacaacaatacttttcccgtacaactttga ggtttggaaagagtttattcggcaacatcataaggattgcaaggcaccacttaat aataatcttcttctcgtacagtggtgtttgcggcaggaaccaggaaataacttgtgtggatactacgtttgtgaatttatcactgcgcacataagaagaactcctgaagatgtcctcaga actgaatggttgaaacgaagggtcatgcaaaaagaccatctgaaagcagttcaagagtcaatagcaggatatcttctagaaaaagtgctaaatcccaacggcgagttctactttgatcttaaggaataa